Below is a genomic region from Telmatobacter sp. DSM 110680.
ATTGCATCGAGTTGACGCTGCAACTCACCCACCCGGGCCTGGCCCGAGCGAATACGCACATTCTCATCTCCATAAACCTGCTTCAGCGAATCCAATTCGGATCGCTCGAATATGATTTGCCCCTCCAGCTTGGCCGCAGCATCTACGGTTGCCCGCGTTTGTTCCTTCATGTCAATCGCAGTGTGAGTACTCGCAAACTCGCTCATGTCCTGCTGGGCACGTTCGAGGTCGGCTTGCGCACCCTGAAGGCGTTGCTCGATGAAAATGCGCTCCTGTCGTGCGGAAGATGTATTGGTTCGATTGACCAACAGATTCAATTCATCCAGATAGGCCTGCGCCAAATCCCTTGCTCGATGTGGGTCAGAATCCTCAACCGTGATCAGGATGACGCCACTCCTCTTGTCTTCAACAACGGACGTGTGTCGAGCCAGGCGTTTTGCTGTGTCAATGCGGTAGCGCTTTCCATAAATCTCTTGCAGGTGAAATCTGTCGATGAGATCGTTGCTGACGGTCGCGCTCTTGAGCAGGTCGACGAACAAAGGACCGGTTGTGCGCGCTCCTAATAAGCTCCCGGCCAGTCCACCGAGTCCGCCGAGCTCTCCCCGACCTGCGATTGCCGCCAGCAGAGCCGTACTTGCGCCGGATGTCTCTGGCGGCATAATGCGTGTCGTCGATTCGTACTTCTTCGGAATAAGAAGAACAATGACAATGCTCAACAGCAGCGATGCTGCCCCAACGCGGCCCAGGATCCTGCGATGTGCCCACAACAGCGAGGCGTTCGTCACCCAATTCGGTGCGCTGTGCTTGCCGTCGTAGTTTGTCGCCATGAGCATTTCGGCTTGCATTCGAACCCTCAAGAGGTAAAAGCTATATCCCCGCAACCGCGGCCGTGATTGCGATTGATGAAGCTATCTGCGCAGTACTAAGCAGATTTCGCCAGAGCAATGAAGCGCCAATGATCTTCTGCGGCACTACTACAACATCGCCCGGCTCAAGATGCGTGGAAAGTACGTCGTGGTCGTACCACTCGCCCGATCGCCTTCCGACCACCGAGCCATTGGCACGAATAACAAACACTTCCTTGCGATTGGCCGCAGTTGTGGCTCCGCCTGCATGTTGCAGATACCAGCCCGCCGTTTTTCCGGGAGTGAAAGTGATCGCCGAAGCGTTGTAAACCTGTCCACTTACCAACACGAATCCAGGCCGTTTGGGAATGCGCAGCACATCTCCGCTGCGCACCTCGATGTCCGCTGAAGTTCCCGCCCACTTATCGATGTCCGACGAGATGTGGATGACCAATCTCCCAGTCGCCGGTTGGCTCTTGAGCCGCGATAAGATCTGCTCCTGTTGCTGCTGGATCATCTGCGCCTGCCCGGACTGGTCCGCGGATGTGATGTTCGAAGATAGGCGAGCCGCCGCGGCGCTGGTTTCAATCTGTCGAATCAGCTCGACACGACTCTTCTCTTCAAGCTCACGCACCTGCTCGCGAACCAGGACCGCGCCGGCCGGATAGGCTGTCTCGCGAAATCCTCCTGTACGCCGCAGAACATCGCTGAGCCGCTCGCCCTCTTGAAAGCCGTAGCTACCTGGATGAGCAACCTCGCCCTCAATCGTGATCGACGCGCCGATGTCGTTCCATCCCGTGATTTGGTGGATGGTGATTACGTCGCCGGCTTTCAGTTCGCGATCCGCAGCAGCATCGCCGCGATCGACCGCGTCTCCAATGCGAACGTCGGAACGCTGGCTCTCTATCTTTGTGCCGTTGACCACGCGGTAGCTGATCAGGTCCGCGGTCTCCACCAGTGCGTCTCGCTTGAACCCGCCTGCCATGCGTACCAGTTGAGCCGCGGTCATACCTTCAGAGAGCGGATAAGATCCCGCGCGCACGACCTCCCCGCGTATCTCGACCTTTGGTGCATCCACGTCGTACCTGCCTAGCACGCGCACGGTATCGAACGGCTGCAGCGGAAGATTTCCATTCCCGATCAATACGTCGGGAACATTGAAGTCGATGGTCTGCACGTGCAGGTCAGGCGGAACAAGCCGGACGATTTCGCCCTGTGCAGCCGGCTCCGGGAGTAGATCTTTATAGCTTGTCAGAAGTTCGCTGAGACGCATTCCGTTGTGATACGGATGCCGGCCGGGCCGCACGACGTGCCCCTCAAGGTAGACGATGCGCTCGCTGTAGGGAGCGATTGGCGCGATATGGATCCGGTCGCCGTCCTTTACCTCAAATTCCGGAACGGCTTTCTGGTCTTTCGCGATAGTTCCGATGCTGATCGTTTCTCGAAGTTGGTTCGCGTCAATCCGTTCAACCGAAATGTGCTCAAGCGAAGCCGCGACTGTAATTCTGCCTGCATCTTCCAGCACGGCGGCGAGATTGGTTTCTT
It encodes:
- a CDS encoding lipopolysaccharide biosynthesis protein, whose product is MQAEMLMATNYDGKHSAPNWVTNASLLWAHRRILGRVGAASLLLSIVIVLLIPKKYESTTRIMPPETSGASTALLAAIAGRGELGGLGGLAGSLLGARTTGPLFVDLLKSATVSNDLIDRFHLQEIYGKRYRIDTAKRLARHTSVVEDKRSGVILITVEDSDPHRARDLAQAYLDELNLLVNRTNTSSARQERIFIEQRLQGAQADLERAQQDMSEFASTHTAIDMKEQTRATVDAAAKLEGQIIFERSELDSLKQVYGDENVRIRSGQARVGELQRQLDAISGTSTPLQPDRLAGSETAPFDRSTFDYPSLRQLPRLAVPYADIYRRVRVQETLYEMLTQQFELARIQEAKDVPVVRVIDLPGIPEKKSFPPRTLFCLLLTAFGMICAAISILIRHRWRQMDSSDERKILGTQVAMSIRAQALRARSAFGRASNA
- a CDS encoding SLBB domain-containing protein codes for the protein MTSQWRKTHFRALVSSAAATLCLFSSIVIAQTVPRPSTPSSPATDTADRSSRSENSDDFEPSTQVALSASQIISILQSRPEVMIEIKDLLAQTQHGDNAAGADSITDEMVYSQIVSDKNLRQNITIFLRARGYVNDDDLQRGLAQNHNSLERSDSGGFGGSNAESLQMAQTAHGFDPQVANLLTDGNAGLRPPVGSQRREDASDQPDRDTNSGISEPQVLRRPAPYNLASLRDLYTQIPDSSGPLKRFGSEAFVHRDKSPAGFAPLDVPVGPDYVLGPGDGLTIDLWGGFSQTLSRVVGADGHLTLPEAGDVQVAGLTLEKAQGLVQETLKKQYRSVQVSVSLSRLRTIRIYVVGDVQRPGAYEISSLASPLTALYAAGGPSAVGSLRILKHYRGKQLIGTVDLYDFLLRGMRETEHRIEAGDTLIVPPTGPQVAISGAVKRPAIYELKEETNLAAVLEDAGRITVAASLEHISVERIDANQLRETISIGTIAKDQKAVPEFEVKDGDRIHIAPIAPYSERIVYLEGHVVRPGRHPYHNGMRLSELLTSYKDLLPEPAAQGEIVRLVPPDLHVQTIDFNVPDVLIGNGNLPLQPFDTVRVLGRYDVDAPKVEIRGEVVRAGSYPLSEGMTAAQLVRMAGGFKRDALVETADLISYRVVNGTKIESQRSDVRIGDAVDRGDAAADRELKAGDVITIHQITGWNDIGASITIEGEVAHPGSYGFQEGERLSDVLRRTGGFRETAYPAGAVLVREQVRELEEKSRVELIRQIETSAAAARLSSNITSADQSGQAQMIQQQQEQILSRLKSQPATGRLVIHISSDIDKWAGTSADIEVRSGDVLRIPKRPGFVLVSGQVYNASAITFTPGKTAGWYLQHAGGATTAANRKEVFVIRANGSVVGRRSGEWYDHDVLSTHLEPGDVVVVPQKIIGASLLWRNLLSTAQIASSIAITAAVAGI